A stretch of the Janthinobacterium sp. B9-8 genome encodes the following:
- a CDS encoding efflux RND transporter permease subunit produces MFARFFIDRPVFAWVIAIIIVLAGLLAFKSLPISQYPEVAPPALTINATYPGASAQVMEETVTALIEQEMNGLENMQYMSSNSDSAGNMAITLTFKPGTDLDIASVEAQNRVKRVEARLPSEVRQQGVQVVKSRSNYLMFVTLLSPDGSYDNVALGSYVNSSVIDSIRRVPGVGEAMLFGSEYAMRIWLDPAKLAGFKMSAAEALAAVRAQNVQLATGEIGQLPAPPGQQFTATVVTQGRYLTAEQFGNIVLRDGKNGSQLRLKDVAKVELGASDYSVLARLNGKSIAAIGIKLSPDGNALETAKAVKAKLDELSKFFPKGIAYEVPYDTSKFVDVSIKEVLTTLIEAIGLVFIVMYLFLGNIRATLIPTIVVPIALLGALVGLQLFGYSINVLTMFAMVLAIGILVDDAIVVIENVERIMSEEGLAPREATQKAMGQIIGPIIAITLVLTAVFVPMAFFSGAVGAIYRQFSVTLVLTMFFSALMALTLTPALCATFLKPLKKGEHHGTKGFLGWFNRKFAALTIRYQGWVGTCIRKTGLSLLFFALILASTGWLMSRLPTSFLPDEDQGYFISVVQLPAGATHERTLEIVQQVEAHFVKQPEVDRVIAIVGFSFFGRGQNAALAFVTLKDWKDRPLPNDQVGPVVQRANMMLFRIKQAFAFATNVPPIPELASVGGFDFRLQDRAGLGRDRLYEARNMLLGMAAQNKALAGVRPDGQEPGQQLLLDVNKVKASQLGIDMAELNSTLAISLGSAYVNDFVREGRILRVLMQATPESRLSPDDLLKLQIKTRAGNLVPLSEIAEAKWQAGASALDRYNGLPAFKISGGPAPGKSSGEAMDAMEAMAKQLPPGVGFEWSGTSFEERLSGSQAPFLFGLSILIVFLCLAALYESWSIPFAVLWVVPLGIFGAVAAMTLRGLPDDVYFKVGLIAIIGLSAKNAILIIEFARDLQRQGMSAIDATLEACRLRFRPILMTSFAFIAGVLPLAMSTGAGAASRRAIGTGVMGGMITATVFAVFLVPVFFVVVRRFFPEKTVVRSDEIADDHR; encoded by the coding sequence ATGTTTGCTCGATTTTTTATCGATCGCCCCGTATTTGCTTGGGTGATCGCTATTATTATTGTTTTGGCAGGTTTGCTGGCTTTTAAAAGCCTGCCGATCTCTCAATATCCCGAAGTGGCTCCGCCCGCTTTAACGATTAACGCCACTTATCCCGGCGCGAGCGCGCAGGTAATGGAGGAAACGGTTACTGCGCTGATTGAGCAGGAAATGAACGGTTTGGAGAACATGCAATATATGAGCTCCAACAGCGATAGCGCCGGCAATATGGCGATTACGCTGACGTTTAAACCGGGTACAGATTTAGATATTGCCTCGGTAGAAGCGCAAAACCGTGTAAAGCGGGTTGAAGCGCGTTTGCCAAGCGAAGTACGCCAGCAAGGCGTGCAGGTGGTTAAATCGCGTAGTAACTATCTGATGTTTGTGACGCTGCTGTCGCCTGATGGAAGTTACGACAATGTGGCACTGGGTAGTTATGTGAATTCCAGCGTGATCGATTCCATTCGCCGTGTACCGGGCGTCGGGGAAGCGATGTTGTTTGGCTCTGAATACGCGATGCGTATCTGGCTGGATCCGGCTAAATTGGCGGGCTTTAAGATGTCTGCCGCTGAAGCACTGGCCGCCGTGCGTGCGCAAAACGTGCAACTGGCCACGGGTGAAATTGGCCAGCTGCCTGCGCCACCGGGCCAGCAATTTACGGCAACGGTTGTGACGCAAGGTCGTTATTTAACGGCAGAGCAGTTTGGCAATATCGTATTGCGTGATGGTAAAAATGGCTCGCAATTACGCCTGAAAGATGTGGCCAAGGTTGAGTTGGGCGCATCTGATTACAGCGTACTGGCGCGTTTGAATGGCAAGAGTATTGCGGCGATCGGGATTAAATTGTCCCCTGATGGCAATGCGCTCGAAACCGCTAAGGCGGTGAAAGCCAAGCTCGATGAGCTGTCTAAGTTTTTCCCTAAGGGCATAGCCTATGAAGTGCCTTACGATACATCCAAGTTTGTAGATGTATCGATCAAGGAAGTATTGACCACGCTGATTGAAGCGATTGGCTTGGTGTTTATTGTGATGTACCTGTTCCTGGGTAATATCCGCGCCACGCTGATTCCGACGATTGTTGTGCCGATTGCGCTGTTAGGCGCTTTGGTGGGTTTGCAGCTGTTTGGTTATTCGATCAATGTGCTGACCATGTTTGCCATGGTGCTGGCGATTGGTATCTTGGTTGACGATGCGATTGTGGTGATCGAAAACGTCGAACGGATTATGTCTGAAGAGGGCCTTGCCCCGCGCGAAGCCACGCAAAAAGCGATGGGGCAGATTATTGGCCCGATTATCGCCATTACCTTGGTGCTAACCGCCGTGTTTGTGCCGATGGCGTTTTTCTCGGGTGCGGTAGGTGCGATTTATCGCCAGTTCTCGGTGACCTTGGTGCTGACGATGTTCTTCTCGGCGTTAATGGCTTTAACCTTAACGCCTGCATTGTGCGCAACGTTCCTCAAGCCTTTGAAAAAGGGCGAGCATCATGGCACTAAGGGCTTCTTGGGTTGGTTTAACCGCAAGTTTGCAGCGTTAACGATCCGTTATCAGGGTTGGGTAGGGACATGCATTCGTAAGACTGGCTTATCCCTGCTGTTTTTTGCTTTGATTCTGGCCTCTACCGGCTGGTTGATGTCGCGCTTGCCAACGTCTTTCCTGCCTGATGAAGACCAAGGTTACTTTATTAGCGTGGTGCAATTGCCTGCAGGCGCAACACATGAGCGTACGTTGGAAATCGTTCAGCAGGTTGAAGCTCATTTTGTGAAACAGCCTGAAGTGGATCGTGTGATTGCGATTGTGGGTTTCAGCTTCTTTGGCCGCGGCCAAAATGCGGCGCTGGCGTTTGTAACCTTAAAAGACTGGAAAGATCGTCCGCTGCCTAACGATCAGGTAGGCCCGGTGGTGCAACGCGCCAACATGATGCTGTTCCGCATTAAGCAGGCGTTTGCATTTGCAACCAATGTGCCGCCGATTCCTGAATTGGCATCGGTAGGTGGTTTCGATTTCCGCTTGCAAGACCGTGCTGGTTTAGGCCGTGATCGCCTGTATGAAGCACGGAATATGTTGCTGGGCATGGCTGCGCAAAACAAAGCTTTGGCGGGGGTGCGCCCTGATGGTCAGGAACCGGGTCAGCAGCTTTTACTTGATGTAAATAAAGTAAAAGCCAGCCAGCTCGGCATTGATATGGCCGAGCTTAATAGCACACTGGCGATTTCATTAGGTTCTGCCTATGTGAATGACTTTGTGCGCGAAGGCCGTATTTTGCGTGTGCTGATGCAAGCCACACCGGAAAGCCGTCTTTCACCGGACGATTTACTCAAGCTGCAAATTAAAACCCGCGCGGGCAATCTAGTGCCGCTGTCTGAAATTGCCGAGGCTAAGTGGCAGGCAGGTGCTTCTGCACTCGATCGCTATAACGGCTTGCCTGCATTTAAGATTTCTGGCGGCCCGGCCCCCGGTAAAAGCTCGGGGGAGGCGATGGATGCAATGGAAGCGATGGCTAAGCAATTGCCACCAGGCGTGGGTTTTGAATGGTCGGGTACTTCGTTTGAAGAACGTCTATCTGGCTCGCAAGCACCCTTCTTGTTTGGCTTGTCGATTCTGATTGTTTTCTTATGCCTTGCAGCGCTGTATGAAAGCTGGTCGATTCCGTTTGCTGTGCTGTGGGTGGTGCCACTGGGTATCTTTGGTGCGGTGGCTGCCATGACATTGCGTGGTTTGCCAGACGATGTTTATTTTAAGGTGGGGCTGATTGCCATTATTGGTTTGTCGGCAAAGAACGCGATTCTGATTATCGAATTCGCCCGTGATTTGCAGCGTCAGGGCATGAGCGCAATCGATGCCACGCTGGAAGCTTGCCGTTTACGCTTCCGTCCGATTCTGATGACTTCGTTTGCCTTTATCGCGGGTGTATTGCCACTGGCGATGAGTACCGGTGCCGGTGCAGCAAGCCGACGTGCCATTGGTACAGGGGTGATGGGTGGAATGATTACTGCCACAGTATTTGCGGTGTTCTTAGTGCCGGTGTTCTTTGTGGTGGTGCGTCGCTTCTTCCCTGAGAAAACCGTGGTACGCAGCGACGAAATCGCGGATGACCATCGTTAA
- a CDS encoding efflux RND transporter periplasmic adaptor subunit, translated as MLPSLKKSVVLVLGAVTVLAACGKQEGGPAGAGGGMPPPEVTVVTVQAGSAALTRDLSGRITAVRTAEVRARVDGILEKRLFNEGGEVKAGQSLFKIDSRVLEANAATAKAALAKAKSSVLIAKQTADRYRQLVGEQGVSRQEFDQAEAQLKQAEAEVAAAEAEVRRSSVDLEYASVQAPISGRIGRALVSEGALLNKGTGTPLATIEQLDSVYVDFNQSGADLLRLKQLAKAGKLKQASLPVDLLLEDGSSYAHAGKLLFAEQTIDPTTGTVTLRAEFPNPDHLLLPGMFATVRVAQGAMDATVRVPQQAIVSSPQGQFVYIVGSDNKVAPAPVKTGGFSGKDWIVLSGLKGGERVMVDGIQKVSPGAVVSPVDAAAAKSAPASAPAKK; from the coding sequence ATGCTTCCTTCACTTAAAAAAAGTGTAGTTTTGGTTTTGGGCGCAGTCACAGTACTGGCGGCCTGCGGTAAGCAAGAAGGCGGGCCTGCAGGTGCAGGTGGCGGGATGCCACCACCTGAAGTCACCGTAGTCACGGTTCAGGCGGGCAGCGCTGCGCTGACCCGTGATTTAAGCGGGCGGATTACTGCCGTGCGTACCGCTGAAGTACGGGCGCGGGTAGATGGCATTTTAGAGAAGCGTTTATTTAATGAAGGCGGTGAGGTCAAAGCAGGCCAGTCCTTATTTAAGATTGATTCACGTGTGCTGGAGGCGAATGCCGCAACGGCAAAAGCTGCGCTGGCCAAGGCTAAATCGAGCGTGCTGATTGCCAAGCAAACAGCCGATCGTTATCGCCAGCTTGTGGGCGAGCAGGGTGTAAGCCGTCAGGAATTTGATCAGGCCGAGGCACAGCTTAAACAAGCCGAAGCCGAAGTGGCCGCAGCTGAAGCAGAAGTGCGTCGCAGTAGCGTGGATCTGGAATACGCCAGCGTACAAGCGCCAATCAGTGGCCGCATTGGCCGTGCCTTGGTTTCAGAAGGCGCGCTGCTGAATAAAGGGACAGGCACGCCCTTGGCAACGATCGAGCAACTGGATTCGGTGTATGTGGATTTCAACCAGTCAGGTGCTGATCTATTGCGCTTAAAACAACTGGCTAAGGCGGGCAAACTCAAACAAGCTTCGCTACCGGTTGATTTGCTGCTGGAAGATGGCTCGAGCTATGCCCATGCAGGCAAATTGCTCTTTGCCGAGCAAACCATTGATCCGACAACCGGCACGGTCACTTTGCGTGCTGAATTCCCTAATCCGGATCATCTGCTGTTACCAGGTATGTTTGCCACGGTAAGGGTTGCGCAGGGCGCGATGGATGCTACGGTGCGTGTGCCGCAACAAGCGATTGTTTCCTCACCTCAGGGCCAGTTTGTTTACATCGTGGGTAGCGACAATAAAGTCGCCCCTGCACCTGTGAAAACCGGTGGCTTCTCAGGCAAAGACTGGATTGTGCTGAGCGGCTTAAAAGGTGGCGAGCGCGTGATGGTCGATGGCATTCAGAAAGTAAGTCCCGGCGCGGTAGTCAGCCCGGTTGATGCGGCTGCGGCTAAATCAGCACCTGCTTCTGCCCCTGCAAAAAAATAG
- a CDS encoding TetR/AcrR family transcriptional regulator, producing MVKSKLAEDEAGLDPVICAAKSVFCEMGYRASIEKVAARAGVARQTIYNRFGSKQALFELAIDHFIGEMLAPLAVTEGDVRERLLRFSLSFRAQIMTPESVKAHRVLTGEAPRFPELARRHFELCIERTARQLAAQLETAMQEGVLRPADPFEAATFLFDMLAGYDQLKLLFGGEPPDPSGETAKVTRIVDMFLRAYQV from the coding sequence ATGGTTAAGAGTAAGCTTGCAGAGGACGAAGCAGGGCTAGATCCTGTCATTTGTGCTGCTAAGTCTGTTTTTTGTGAGATGGGTTATCGTGCCAGCATTGAAAAAGTGGCCGCCAGAGCAGGCGTAGCAAGGCAAACTATTTATAACCGTTTTGGCAGTAAGCAAGCCTTGTTTGAATTAGCGATTGATCACTTTATTGGTGAGATGCTAGCGCCGCTCGCGGTAACAGAAGGAGATGTACGAGAGCGTTTATTACGTTTTTCTTTGTCGTTTCGGGCGCAAATTATGACGCCGGAATCAGTAAAAGCGCATCGGGTGCTTACGGGCGAGGCGCCGCGTTTTCCAGAATTAGCACGTCGCCATTTTGAGCTTTGTATTGAGCGCACAGCAAGACAACTGGCTGCTCAGTTAGAAACGGCAATGCAAGAGGGGGTGTTGCGCCCAGCGGATCCTTTTGAAGCGGCCACGTTTTTATTTGACATGTTGGCGGGTTACGATCAGCTGAAATTATTGTTTGGTGGAGAGCCGCCAGATCCATCTGGTGAGACGGCAAAAGTGACTCGCATTGTCGACATGTTCTTACGTGCATACCAGGTGTAA
- a CDS encoding efflux RND transporter periplasmic adaptor subunit, protein MNQGTRCLPEIFRLSALAALVLLSACGKQEGPAAPPPAPVSFIELKASDVPLSTEMVGETAGYRDVEVRSRVNGILLKRTYVEGAQVAAGQVLFEIDPEPYKATLDQAKGQLSLEASKLEKARADRDRIIPLFKENAVSRKDYDDALSAYASALASSQTAQASVKQAQLNLGYTKVTAPIAGTTSKLVQSEGSLISATGDSGRLTTISQLDPLYVNFSYSEQDRQELEAATRNGQITLNDSKNFVARIKLADGSVYSQSGLINFSDNRVDPKTGTIRARAIFKNPKGDLLPGQFVRVTLELGKRKNAILVPERAVVQSQADHIVMTLGADNKVVPVPVKLGQVVGGKVIIESGLKAGQKVIIDGLMKAKPGVVVNPSPASSPAAQ, encoded by the coding sequence ATGAACCAGGGTACTCGATGTTTACCAGAAATATTTCGCCTAAGCGCCCTTGCTGCTCTGGTTTTACTCAGCGCCTGCGGCAAGCAAGAAGGCCCTGCTGCGCCACCCCCTGCCCCGGTTAGCTTTATCGAACTAAAAGCCAGCGATGTGCCTTTAAGTACAGAAATGGTGGGCGAAACTGCGGGGTATCGCGATGTGGAAGTACGCTCCCGTGTGAATGGCATCTTATTAAAAAGAACCTATGTAGAAGGCGCGCAAGTTGCAGCAGGACAAGTCTTATTCGAAATCGATCCTGAACCTTACAAAGCCACGCTAGATCAAGCCAAGGGCCAGCTATCCTTGGAAGCGTCTAAATTAGAAAAAGCCCGCGCCGATCGTGATCGGATTATTCCGCTATTTAAAGAAAACGCAGTCAGCCGTAAAGATTACGACGATGCGCTTTCTGCTTACGCCTCTGCCCTTGCCAGCAGCCAAACCGCTCAGGCCAGTGTGAAGCAAGCCCAGCTTAATTTAGGCTACACCAAAGTAACGGCGCCAATTGCAGGCACCACTAGCAAGCTGGTGCAATCAGAAGGGAGCCTGATTTCTGCCACCGGGGACTCCGGCCGTCTCACTACCATCAGCCAGCTTGATCCGCTGTATGTGAACTTTTCCTACTCCGAGCAAGATCGCCAAGAGCTAGAAGCCGCAACCCGTAACGGGCAAATTACACTGAACGATTCAAAAAATTTCGTTGCCAGAATCAAGCTCGCTGATGGCAGCGTTTATTCGCAATCAGGCTTAATCAACTTCTCGGATAATCGTGTCGATCCTAAAACCGGCACCATCCGCGCCCGCGCTATTTTCAAAAACCCTAAAGGTGATTTGCTACCGGGGCAATTTGTTCGCGTGACGCTGGAGCTAGGTAAACGCAAAAATGCCATTTTAGTGCCTGAGCGCGCCGTGGTTCAGTCGCAAGCCGATCATATTGTGATGACACTGGGCGCCGACAACAAAGTAGTACCTGTACCGGTAAAACTAGGCCAGGTGGTGGGGGGCAAAGTGATTATTGAATCAGGGCTAAAAGCGGGGCAGAAAGTCATTATCGATGGCTTGATGAAAGCCAAGCCGGGCGTTGTGGTGAATCCATCTCCCGCCAGCAGCCCTGCTGCCCAATAA
- a CDS encoding efflux RND transporter permease subunit yields MFSKFFIERPIFSSVISIVIVLAGLAAMRSLPIEQYPGITPPVVSVSAVYPGATPDVIAQTVAAPLEQQINGVEKMIYVQSGSASNGQMSMNVYFEIGTDPDQATINVNNRVSAALAQLPEEVKRQGVTVKKKSTSILEVVALNSPNDRYDTTYLSNYALLNIVDELKRLPGVGDLSMFGGTDYAMRVWLRPDRLAQLKLSPSDVIGAIREQNAQFAAGKIGAQPTTAPIDFTYTVNTQGRLKDAKEFENIIIRSTADGAKIRLKDVARVEMGGKDYDLQARLNGKSAVAIGLYLQPGANAVAVAAGVKAKMEELKTRFPEGITYSIPYNTTEFVKISIEEVVHTLFEAMILVFIVVYLFLQNFRATLIPCIAVPISLIGTFAGMLLLGFSINLLTLFGMVLAIGIVVDDAIVVLENVERIMSETKCSAKEASIQAMQEVAGPVIAIVLVLCAVFLPVAFMGGMTGVMYKQFAVTIAVSVTISGIVALTLTPALCAILLKNSHSEPAKFFVWFNKNFDRVTNGYVSGVAFLNRRVGVAFVLFAAVLLAIFVLLQKVPGALVPDEDQGTLISAVMLPDASSLNRTAASSDQFEKMLMANKNVENVISFVGFDILSGAIISNSGIVFSTLKDWKERKDPADSSFTLAKTFQGMAYMGMKDGFAATFNPPAIQGMSTTGGIEGYLQNRGTGDTKEFSKAAQRFVDEAKKRPEFASVSTTFRANVPQIYLDLDREKAKALGVSINQVFDTMQATFGQVYVNDFNQFGRTYRVQLQSEADFRARPDDIRNVYVRSDKGDMIPLTSLVQVKTSVGPELVERFNVFQAAKIMAQPAPGVSSGQAIKALEEVEASVMGSDYKLQWTGSAYQEKSAGSSAALAFGFGIIMVFLILAAQYERWTLPIAVISAVPFALFGALLAVFLTGLTNDVYFQIGLVTLVGLAAKNAILIVEFAVMKHEEGMSLLDSALAAARLRFRPIVMTSLAFILGCVPLVLSSGAGSASRHSLGTPVIGGMLAATFIAIFFIPLFFRLIMQQSEKKAAKTPAAGDHHA; encoded by the coding sequence ATGTTTTCTAAATTCTTTATTGAGCGGCCCATTTTCTCCAGCGTGATTTCGATCGTGATTGTGCTGGCAGGTCTGGCCGCGATGCGCTCGTTGCCTATCGAGCAATACCCCGGCATTACCCCTCCTGTTGTTTCTGTTTCTGCCGTTTACCCCGGTGCTACCCCCGATGTGATTGCCCAAACGGTAGCCGCACCGCTTGAGCAGCAGATCAATGGTGTAGAAAAAATGATTTATGTTCAGTCTGGCTCGGCATCAAACGGCCAGATGAGCATGAACGTTTACTTTGAAATTGGCACAGATCCCGATCAGGCCACGATTAACGTCAACAACCGTGTCTCTGCGGCGTTGGCACAATTGCCCGAAGAAGTTAAACGCCAGGGGGTGACGGTTAAAAAGAAATCAACATCTATCCTTGAAGTAGTGGCTTTGAATTCGCCGAATGATCGCTACGACACCACCTACCTCTCTAACTACGCCCTACTCAATATTGTGGACGAGCTAAAGCGCCTGCCTGGCGTGGGTGATTTAAGCATGTTCGGGGGCACAGACTACGCCATGCGCGTTTGGCTGCGCCCAGATCGACTGGCGCAGCTCAAGCTATCTCCATCCGATGTGATTGGTGCTATTCGTGAGCAAAATGCGCAATTTGCCGCAGGTAAAATCGGGGCACAGCCGACGACGGCACCGATTGATTTTACCTATACGGTGAATACGCAGGGCCGTTTAAAAGACGCAAAGGAGTTTGAAAACATCATTATCCGCTCGACCGCGGATGGGGCAAAAATCCGCCTGAAAGATGTGGCTCGCGTTGAAATGGGCGGGAAAGATTACGATCTGCAAGCCCGCCTCAATGGCAAATCAGCCGTGGCTATCGGGCTGTATTTGCAACCTGGTGCCAATGCCGTTGCCGTTGCCGCAGGCGTAAAAGCCAAGATGGAAGAGCTAAAAACGCGTTTCCCCGAAGGCATTACTTACTCTATTCCTTATAACACCACCGAGTTTGTAAAAATCTCTATCGAAGAAGTGGTTCACACCCTGTTTGAAGCCATGATTTTGGTATTCATCGTGGTTTACCTCTTTTTACAAAACTTCCGCGCCACGCTGATTCCGTGTATTGCTGTGCCGATTTCACTGATCGGTACGTTTGCAGGGATGTTGCTTCTGGGTTTCTCGATCAATCTCTTAACTCTGTTCGGTATGGTGCTAGCCATTGGTATTGTGGTGGATGACGCCATTGTGGTTCTGGAAAACGTTGAACGGATCATGAGCGAAACCAAGTGCTCGGCCAAGGAAGCGTCTATTCAGGCCATGCAGGAAGTAGCCGGCCCCGTGATTGCCATTGTGTTAGTGCTCTGCGCCGTATTCCTGCCTGTGGCCTTTATGGGCGGCATGACCGGTGTGATGTATAAGCAATTTGCCGTCACCATTGCGGTTTCGGTCACCATCTCCGGGATTGTGGCTTTAACACTCACCCCTGCTCTTTGTGCCATCTTGCTTAAAAACAGCCATAGCGAACCCGCCAAGTTTTTTGTGTGGTTTAACAAAAACTTTGATCGCGTTACCAATGGCTATGTCAGTGGCGTGGCATTCTTAAACCGCCGAGTTGGCGTGGCTTTTGTGCTGTTTGCTGCCGTATTACTGGCGATTTTTGTTTTGCTGCAAAAAGTACCCGGCGCGCTGGTTCCTGATGAAGATCAGGGCACTTTAATTAGCGCGGTGATGCTACCGGACGCATCCTCGCTCAACCGTACTGCGGCTTCTAGTGATCAGTTTGAAAAAATGCTGATGGCCAATAAGAATGTCGAGAACGTCATTTCCTTTGTGGGGTTTGATATTCTTTCCGGCGCAATTATCAGCAATAGCGGCATTGTGTTCTCTACGCTTAAAGACTGGAAAGAGCGTAAAGACCCGGCAGACAGCTCATTTACACTGGCTAAAACATTCCAGGGCATGGCCTATATGGGCATGAAAGACGGCTTTGCGGCTACTTTTAACCCGCCGGCTATTCAGGGGATGTCGACCACCGGCGGGATTGAAGGCTATCTGCAAAACCGGGGCACGGGCGACACCAAAGAGTTTTCCAAGGCTGCGCAGCGCTTTGTAGATGAAGCCAAGAAACGCCCCGAGTTTGCCAGCGTTTCAACCACCTTCCGTGCCAATGTGCCGCAGATTTATCTCGATCTTGATCGGGAAAAAGCCAAGGCGCTGGGGGTAAGCATCAACCAAGTGTTTGACACCATGCAAGCCACATTTGGCCAAGTGTATGTCAACGACTTTAACCAGTTTGGCCGCACCTACCGTGTGCAATTGCAATCTGAAGCCGATTTCCGCGCCCGCCCAGACGATATCCGCAATGTTTATGTACGCTCAGATAAAGGCGACATGATTCCACTCACCAGCCTTGTGCAAGTTAAAACATCGGTTGGCCCGGAGCTGGTTGAGCGCTTTAATGTGTTCCAGGCCGCAAAAATCATGGCGCAACCTGCACCGGGCGTCAGCTCTGGCCAGGCCATTAAAGCACTGGAAGAAGTCGAAGCCAGCGTAATGGGTAGCGACTACAAGCTGCAATGGACAGGCTCGGCCTATCAGGAAAAGTCCGCCGGATCCTCCGCTGCGCTGGCCTTTGGCTTCGGCATTATCATGGTGTTCCTGATTCTGGCTGCGCAATACGAGCGCTGGACACTGCCGATTGCCGTGATTAGCGCCGTGCCCTTTGCGCTGTTTGGTGCGCTACTGGCGGTATTTTTAACCGGCTTAACCAACGACGTTTACTTCCAGATTGGTCTAGTGACGCTGGTGGGGCTGGCGGCAAAAAATGCGATTCTGATTGTAGAATTCGCCGTCATGAAGCATGAAGAAGGCATGAGCTTGCTCGATTCTGCCCTTGCTGCTGCACGCTTACGCTTCCGCCCGATTGTGATGACTTCACTCGCGTTTATTTTAGGTTGCGTGCCTCTGGTTTTATCCAGCGGCGCAGGCTCGGCCAGCCGTCACTCACTGGGCACGCCCGTGATTGGCGGGATGCTCGCTGCCACCTTTATTGCGATTTTCTTTATCCCGCTGTTCTTCCGCCTGATTATGCAGCAGAGCGAGAAAAAAGCCGCCAAGACCCCAGCAGCAGGAGATCACCATGCGTAA
- a CDS encoding efflux transporter outer membrane subunit — translation MRKTILALLIASTLSACALTPPVVDTKTELPSAWRSDSVSDISIGRNWWAQFDDPALDNLISAAEAHNQNLVIAAARIDEARAALGIISADQLPRLDLGGKAGRSMSPQLGSPSDSYSLGATASWELDFWGRIKNTNDAARADLLASEYNRDAVALALYANVAQTYFNLRALDQQLVIAVDTLKTRQESFQLRKRRFEGGVTSELDMRQAEVELAAAQASVPGIEQNIAKVASSLSILIGQNPREMIESGVARGKTLKQISLPVNVPLGLPSELLVRRPDIQASEQSLKAAGARIAAARAAYYPTISLTGLLGTESASISDLFSGPARTWSFLGNLAAPLFDNGRTAANVDGATARQKQAVANYRLSIQQAFAETQSALIARSSSAKIVAAQQLQLDSLSRQLKLATLRYDNGFSGYLEVLDAQRSLFQAQLNLAAAQRDQLNATVDLYKAMGGGWKAKG, via the coding sequence ATGCGTAAAACCATACTCGCACTTCTGATTGCATCCACCTTAAGCGCCTGCGCTCTAACACCGCCCGTGGTTGACACAAAAACCGAGTTGCCCAGTGCATGGCGTAGCGATTCAGTGAGCGACATCAGCATAGGCCGCAACTGGTGGGCGCAATTTGACGACCCTGCGCTGGATAATTTAATCAGCGCCGCAGAAGCGCATAACCAGAACCTAGTGATTGCCGCCGCCCGCATCGACGAAGCCCGCGCAGCACTGGGGATTATTTCTGCCGACCAGCTGCCAAGGCTCGATTTGGGTGGTAAAGCGGGCCGCAGCATGTCGCCACAGCTCGGCAGCCCTTCTGACAGCTACTCGCTGGGTGCCACCGCATCGTGGGAGCTGGATTTCTGGGGGCGCATTAAAAACACCAATGACGCCGCCAGGGCTGATCTTTTAGCCAGTGAATACAATCGCGATGCAGTGGCTCTGGCGCTCTACGCCAATGTGGCGCAAACCTACTTTAATTTGCGCGCACTCGATCAGCAGCTTGTTATTGCAGTGGACACCCTTAAAACAAGGCAGGAGAGCTTTCAGCTACGCAAGCGCCGCTTTGAAGGCGGGGTGACCTCCGAGCTGGATATGCGTCAGGCCGAAGTAGAGCTCGCCGCCGCGCAAGCCAGCGTGCCCGGCATTGAGCAAAACATTGCCAAAGTCGCCAGCAGCCTAAGCATTCTGATCGGCCAAAACCCGCGTGAAATGATCGAATCAGGGGTTGCCCGTGGTAAAACGCTCAAGCAAATCAGCCTACCTGTGAATGTGCCGCTGGGCCTACCTTCCGAGCTATTAGTCCGCCGCCCTGATATTCAGGCCAGCGAGCAATCGCTAAAAGCCGCGGGTGCCCGCATCGCCGCAGCGCGGGCGGCTTACTACCCCACCATCTCCCTCACGGGGCTATTGGGTACGGAAAGCGCATCGATCAGTGATTTATTCTCAGGCCCGGCCAGAACATGGTCTTTCCTTGGTAACCTGGCCGCACCGCTGTTTGATAATGGCCGCACCGCCGCCAATGTAGATGGTGCTACCGCGCGCCAGAAACAAGCCGTGGCCAATTATCGCCTCAGCATTCAGCAAGCCTTTGCCGAAACGCAAAGCGCGCTGATCGCCCGCAGCAGCAGCGCAAAAATCGTCGCCGCCCAGCAGCTACAACTGGATTCGCTCAGCCGGCAATTAAAACTCGCCACGCTACGCTACGACAACGGCTTCTCTGGCTACCTAGAAGTGCTAGACGCCCAGCGCTCCCTATTCCAGGCCCAGCTCAACCTTGCCGCAGCACAGCGCGACCAGCTCAATGCCACAGTAGACCTTTACAAAGCCATGGGTGGGGGGTGGAAAGCAAAGGGATAA